One region of Callithrix jacchus isolate 240 chromosome 16, calJac240_pri, whole genome shotgun sequence genomic DNA includes:
- the UQCRB gene encoding cytochrome b-c1 complex subunit 7, protein MAGRPAVSASSRLLEIMRKWYYNAAGFNKLGLLRDDTIYEDEDVKEAIRRLPENLYNDRMFRIKRALDLSMKHQILPKEQWTKYEEENYYLEPYLKEVIRERKEREEWEKK, encoded by the exons ATGGCTGGCCGGCCGGCTG TTTCAGCATCAAGCAGGTTGCTGGAGATTATGCGAAAATGGTATTACAATGCTGCAGGATTCAATAAACTGG GGTTACTGCGAGATGACACAATATATGAGGATGAAGATGTAAAGGAAGCCATAAGAAGGCTTCCTGAGAACCTTTATAATGACAGGATGTTTCGCATTAAGAGGGCACTGGACCTGTCCATGAAGCATCAGATCCTGCCTAAAGAGCAGTGGACCAAATACGAAGAG gAAAATTACTACCTTGAACCATATCTGAAAGAGGTTATtcgggaaagaaaagaaagagaagaatgggaAAAGAAGTAA